The Glycine soja cultivar W05 chromosome 9, ASM419377v2, whole genome shotgun sequence sequence ATAAGTTTTGATTTTGGTCtctatacaatttttatttatttttcatcgttctaaaatttgaaatatttgttttttaacccTATAAAAGGAGCAAATTTAGTTTTGATCTATGTAAACACATTTCCTTCCATTTTTCCAAACGgcaatttattgaaatttgaaaaagatactCACAATCATTGTGAATGTGGgtttttgtgtgttttaaaaaattctaaaaaaatacaatgtatctatttataaactttttttttaactttaatgtTTGAATTCTATTAGGTATATATTTGACaagatattttagttaattttttatttttttattagttgaaaattgttcggtaaataagttttttttaataacttcttGTAGCTtctaaaatttttgaaattctacttaaaataattttttaaaacattaatttctaacttttaactttttatattttctttcacttttattttttatatatttattcatttttcttggtattttttttaaaaataaattatgattttactatttttttatcattttatacttttgaactattttaacaaataattttatcaaatatttatattttaataaagtaGCTTCTCAACTTCAATGCACTTCCACCCATCAACTAACTTTTTAGCTTCTTCAATTAGTTTTatccagcaaaaaaaaaatcttcaattaGTTTTattcattcttctatttttttttattcagcaaaaaaaaaacttcaattcGAGTTTCATGTTGAAAAGTTTTCACCTAACACTTggcaatttttgaatttttctgcTTCATCAATCTTCTTTTTGGATTCTGTTATTGATTCTTTAGTCACCTCAGTTCAATTTTAAGCTCCAACTCAAAAtaggttcttttttttttaaagaaaattgattGAGACATTAGAAATATCTATTATGATAAATTGCATCAGCTAATTAAAGGGGAAAATGGTCGACAACGAAAGATAGTATATGATTTGCATGTTTGTCGGCACCAATACCACGTAATTATGTCCTATATATAGAGTTAagacaaaatgaaaatgaactCCTATAAGCTCAAAACATGGGCTTGCTAAATTTCACTATCCTCCAAATTGTTGATTTTGAGCAAACCCCATACCTCCCTTGCATTACATTAGTTCCTCCATATATATGATGAAGGTGCTGCACTGAAATCAGGGCAATCTCTCCCCCCAGTGATCAGATTGATGGCATTTACAGCATTCGACAGAAGCACCACCACCTGATCCCAAAGGTAGATTTCTAATATTTGGGCAAAGAAGAGAGCTATGGCCAGAGCCTCCACAATTGGTGCATGACATATATGAACCAGGAGCACCTGCTGAaacaaaattgttatattggCTTTCATACCGTTGACCCACTTGGTTTGTTGGCAtcccaaaatcaaaatcactacTGCTATTTATTGGATTATAAGCTGGAGGCGTAACTTGCCCGGTGGCAAGGTTCATGGCACTAAAATCATTTGCCAGCCCACTGACACCACCTGCGTGTGAACAGCTATTCAAAGATTGTGAATTCCCAAAGGTGAATCCAGAAGGTTGACCAGTGGCAAATTCTGCAGGTGCTGCAACAGGTTGTCCTAACAGCTCACATTTCTCCAGCACAACATCTAGATCAAGAACCATAATAATCCTGTTCACAACGAATTAGGCAACCAAATCATTAACTAATTATATGAAAAGAAATTCAGCTAGAATCACATGCAAAACTGCCTCCTATTGGGCAATAAACTACTAAACTAgtttacaataataaaaaccAACTAAAGTACCATAGAATAATACTTTCTTTAATAGAACTCTACAAGCAACACAAAAATAGCCACCCATGTTCAAAAAACCGTTCTCCTGAAGTATTCAGATTCACAACTCAAAAACAGAAACTGACAAAAACAATATAAAGAATAAGGCGAATGAGAGCCATCACTAACCTTCCAATaactaacaaaataacaaattgACATTGAATGCATCAACAGGAGTACATATCAAtatcaacaataaaataaaacaacatagCCATTACATTGATGTAGATTATaaaacaccaaaacaaaaaagcaaACCGAAGCGCGAACATTCAATGGAAAAGGAATGTTTAACAACCCATCACCACATGTGCACAGTTGAAAATATCTATAATTTCATATCCTAATGTCTTTCACCTTTCTTCCACCAAAATTTCATTAACCCAAAAGcatcacaaaataaattaaaaaagataaaatctgCTTTGCAAGAAATTGAACTCACTTGCAACTCTGGACAATGTTGCAGACGAACTGAGTGAGTCTAACAATGGAACCTTTTTGCAACTTTCCAGAACGAACCAATTGATTCTTCTGCGTCGTGAGCATCGCTTGCTGGAAATGGTAACCATCGGAGAGAACCAAATGGAAATTCACGGAGGCGCTATGTTGTTGGGAGTTCACCAACTCCAACTCCAGAACTTGCAGCACTGGCTTCAAGTCCAGAGATTGACCAGCCAAATTTTGTATAGTAGTCATACCACCTGAATGTGAACTCCTATCCAAATATTGCAAATTTCCAAAGGTGAATCCAGATTGACCAGTGGCAGATTCTGCAGGTGCACCTTTTGGAGCTGCGACAGGTTCTCCAATCAGCTCACATTTTTCACATATAACATCTAGGTCAACTATGATAATAATCCTGTTCACAATAAATAGGCAACCAAATCATTAACTAACCATTCTCCCACCCAAATTTCATTgacccaaaaaaacaaaaaccaaaaataaataaaaaattaaaaagacaaaatcaGGTTGACAAGAAGTTGAACTCACTTGCGGTTTTGAACAACATTGCAGATGAACTGTGTGAGTCTAATAATGGCGCCTTGCTGCAACCTTCCAGAATAGATCAACTCATTCTTCTGTGTGGCGAGCATCCCTTGCTGGTAAAAGGAACCGTCAGAGAGAACCACACGGTACCTTTCAATGGTGCTGTTTTGCTGCGACTGGACCAGCTTAAACTCGATAACCTGCAGCACCGGCTGCAAATTCTTGGGGTCATTGCCACTGCATATCTCCATTATCGCCCCCTGCGTCAGAGTCTTTGCTTTAGGATAAGCAGGAGGGTCATTACGAGCAGGAGGATTCGCTTTTGGATAATAGATAGATGACCCAGATACATTTGGTCTAGCATTCATGCCACCTGCATGTGAACTGCTATTTAAAGATTGTGAATTCCCAAAGTTGACTCCTGGTTCTTTAGGTGTGTGTTTTGGTGTTGAGACAGGTTGTCCAATCAGCTCACAATAGTCCAGTATAACATCTAGGTCAATGATGATAATAATCCTGTTCACGACAAATTAAACAACCAAATCATCAACTAACCTCCAATATGAAAAGAAATTCAGTTATGATCACAAGCAAAAGTGCCCCCACACTGGGGAAAACCACTCAACTAGTTTACAAATGTAGAATAAAGAATATAAGGTGAATACCCATCATCTCTAACCtttcaataacaaaacaaattgaTATCGAATGCCACACCCTTTGGTTTCTTGAAATTTTACACAACACCATCTTTTTATTCCCTTCACAGTATATTCCCGTAAAAAGTTTACAGTAGATATTAAGAAAGCATTTGAAAGGAAAGAAACGTCAAGAAGACACGGTCACATTGTACACTTAGTTGAAAATATCAATAATGGAAAGAATATAAactcaaaacaaattaaaaggataaatgCGATTTAACAAAGTTGAACTCACTTGTGGTTCTGGACAACATTGCAGAGGAACTGAGTGAGTCTAAGAACGGAACCTTTCTGCAACTTTCCCGAATGAACCAAGTCATTCTTCTGCGTGGCGAGCATCCCTTGCTGGTAAAAGGACCCGTCGGAAAGAACCACGCAGTACCTCTCGACGGTGCTGTTTTGCTGCGACTGCACCTGCTTCAACTCGATCACCTGCAGCACCGGTTGCAAGTTTTCGGAGCAATTGCCTCTGCAAATCTCCGTTATCGCCCCCTGTGTCAGAGACACGGCCATTTTTTTCGTTttgcttctctctttctttcgaTTTCGGGAGAAATTAGGATCCCTAGCAAATTTGATCGAGGGTAAAACCCTAGCGAGattgaagaatttgaaagaAAACGCACGCCATAGTTAATTGGTTCCGTTAATccgagagagagaaagagagggaaTCGCGAATTTCAGAAAGGTCCTCAAGGGGTATTGGGATTTTTCGAAATTCCGAACGTATCCCCCTGACGTGGCGACAATTCCTATTTGATGGGGACACATTGATTCGATCGATAGTCTAAAATAACTTCTtcattgtttgtgtttgttgggGGGTGAAGTTTCTCCTTTTGCCACAcgtttatatacatatatataaaataaaaaaacctactTATGCttattataattagtgaaacaattaattaaaacatacaaattttattttatataatattgcaatcaaattattatacttcacttttttaaaaatataattattataaaaaatattttgtcacaGATAATTTGAccagtatatattttttatttaaatttgttaagGTAATTATGACTGACacattaattaatgtaattaagaTTATTCTTAGTTAGATCAATATAAAGAAAttagattatattttaaattaagtatctttaatatatatattctctttcTTATTTTCCTTCAAGTCCTTGCACACACCATTCTTGTGTGTGCGCGCTGTTTTTACTCTATTGTTATGAGTAAATCTGTGtgtctcttttttgttttattttatttgtttttttcttttaaggtaaactcattataattatttgtttgtttgtgtgtTACGATAAATCTTCCAACACGAAGAACGAACAAGCATATAAAAATggtcaaaattaaaagaataacagATACTAGTATATTGTTTGCACGTCGCATTGTCAGCATCAAGAAGCGTGGCATCATTACCACATAAGTATGTCCTCTATACACAGTGTTAAGACGAAATTGCTTGTATAGAAGTATacttgaaacaaattaaaatgaaaatgaactcCTAAAAACTCAAAACATGGGCTTGCCAAAttgttgattattttattttattttattttatttggctTTTGAAGGTAAGCTCAGAATATTACTATTTCTAAAATAtggcatttcaattttttttttcattttgagatGATGTAATAAGCTTAAGAAAGGgattttataaaagaatatgAATTATACTACATTAAAAAAACAACCATTATTTTTAGGTCCCACCGAACATTAccatcatgtttatttttttaaaaaaatattatgaacaaAGTATAAGATAATAAGAGCATCTCTAACCGGAAGTGCTTTGTTGGTTTCTTATGTTaaggaataatttattttgagttcTTTGGTGTTAGAATAAAGTGACGTGGCAAATTTAATTTCTTCGGCAGCAACATTGAATTCCTTATATAAGAAACTAtttcttattcataaaaaactattattttatagaATTTGTACTCCCTAACTACAAGAACaacaaaaggaagaagatgaaCAATCCTAACAAACGCAGATatgaaatttcacaaaaaaaaaattagacaaattaAAGAGTATCAACTTTCACAGTCATCAAGtgtggataaaataaaattaaaaaaaaaagaagcaaatccCTACct is a genomic window containing:
- the LOC114424947 gene encoding uncharacterized protein LOC114424947, whose product is MAVSLTQGAITEICRGNCSENLQPVLQVIELKQVQSQQNSTVERYCVVLSDGSFYQQGMLATQKNDLVHSGKLQKGSVLRLTQFLCNVVQNHKIIIIIDLDVILDYCELIGQPVSTPKHTPKEPGVNFGNSQSLNSSSHAGGMNARPNVSGSSIYYPKANPPARNDPPAYPKAKTLTQGAIMEICSGNDPKNLQPVLQVIEFKLVQSQQNSTIERYRVVLSDGSFYQQGMLATQKNELIYSGRLQQGAIIRLTQFICNVVQNRKIIIIVDLDVICEKCELIGEPVAAPKGAPAESATGQSGFTFGNLQYLDRSSHSGGMTTIQNLAGQSLDLKPVLQVLELELVNSQQHSASVNFHLVLSDGYHFQQAMLTTQKNQLVRSGKLQKGSIVRLTQFVCNIVQSCKIIMVLDLDVVLEKCELLGQPVAAPAEFATGQPSGFTFGNSQSLNSCSHAGGVSGLANDFSAMNLATGQVTPPAYNPINSSSDFDFGMPTNQVGQRYESQYNNFVSAGAPGSYMSCTNCGGSGHSSLLCPNIRNLPLGSGGGASVECCKCHQSDHWGERLP